In the genome of Cryptomeria japonica chromosome 8, Sugi_1.0, whole genome shotgun sequence, one region contains:
- the LOC131063805 gene encoding protein NRT1/ PTR FAMILY 4.5, whose amino-acid sequence MGKHNESEDFELERFADWKGRPLSKDHHGEIAALFIYATQFFDSVAFLPIIVNLVTYFNEVMHLEIADSATTLTNFVGTTFLVALFGGLISDSYVDRFKMSFFSACTELAGYIILLVQAHYDSLKPPTCNSFDPSSRCAKVSGAKAVMLFAGLYLIAAGNGCLKGALLPFGADQFNEIDPKERRKISTYFNTYFFSNNVGAAIGVTVVVWVMNNKGWDIGFGCCVAMVFTATISFVTGATTYRNRIPGGSPLTRILQVFVAATYNRKLILPGNPNDLYEVTDKEANIHAQKLPNTKQFKFLDKAAIITDMSSNNEKMEPSKWRLCTVTQVEETKAIIRMLPIFGCTIILSTGLAQLQTFSVSQGLTMDRSMGKNFDIPAASLPFIPFVFLIVIIPIYDKIFVPFARNFTGHEAGITHLQRIGIGLVLSTISMTIAALVEVKRKNVAKENGMVDSIPLFMPPIPISVFWLGFQYFVFGIADLFTLVGTMEFFYSEAPEGMRSMATAFSYTSLSLGYFFSSILVNIVNATTRNITESRGWLHGNNLNRNHLNLFYWLLAILNVLNFVNYLFWSSWYKYKPLVGKTGNK is encoded by the exons ATg GGAAAGCACAATGAATCCGAGGATTTTGAGTTGGAAAGATTTGCTGACTGGAAAGGAAGACCTTTGAGCAAAGATCACCATGGTGAAATTGCCGCATTGTTTATTTATG CGACGCAGTTCTTCGATAGTGTGGCTTTCCTGCCGATAATTGTAAACCTTGTGACTTATTTCAATGAGGTTATGCATTTGGAAATCGCGGATTCAGCCACTACGCTCACGAATTTTGTCGGCACTACATTTCTGGTGGCGCTGTTTGGAGGACTGATTTCTGACTCCTATGTTGACAGATTCAAGATGAGCTTTTTCTCTGCTTGTACAGAGCTTGCC GGATACATTATATTGTTAGTACAAGCGCACTATGATTCGTTGAAGCCTCCCACTTGCAACTCATTCGATCCCTCTTCTAGATGTGCCAAAGTAAGCGGAGCGAAAGCCGTGATGTTATTCGCTGGGTTGTATTTGATCGCTGCTGGAAATGGATGCCTCAAGGGTGCTCTCCTACCTTTTGGAGCTGATCAGTTCAATGAGATTGATCCCAAAGAAAGGAGAAAAATATCCACCTACTTCAACACGTATTTTTTCAGCAATAATGTGGGAGCAGCGATTGGAGTCACAGTAGTAGTATGGGTGATGAACAATAAGGGTTGGGATATAGGTTTCGGGTGCTGCGTAGCAATGGTTTTCACTGCAACCATAAGCTTTGTCACTGGAGCCACAACTTATCGTAACAGAATTCCAGGAGGAAGTCCTCTAACCCGCATTTTGCAA GTGTTTGTAGCAGCTACCTACAATCGAAAGCTCATCCTGCCAGGGAATCCCAACGATCTATATGAAGTAACCGACAAGGAAGCCAATATACACGCTCAAAAGCTTCCAAATACAAAGCAATTCAA ATTCTTGGACAAAGCAGCAATAATAACAGATATGTCCTCCAATAATGAGAAGATGGAGCCCAGTAAGTGGCGTTTGTGCACTGTTACCCAAGTAGAAGAAACCAAAGCTATAATCCGAATGCTACCAATTTTCGGGTGCACAATAATACTTAGTACAGGTCTAGCACAACTGCAGACATTTTCCGTATCTCAAGGCCTGACAATGGATCGAAGTATGGGGAAAAACTTCGATATCCCGGCAGCTTCTCTGCCATTTATTCCTTTCGTATTCCTAATCGTCATTATACCCATCTATGACAAAATTTTCGTTCCATTTGCGCGAAATTTCACTGGGCATGAAGCAGGGATTACTCACTTGCAAAGAATTGGAATTGGATTAGTATTATCTACCATATCCATGACCATTGCTGCTCTGGTTGAGGTGAAGAGAAAAAATGTGGCGAAAGAAAATGGAATGGTGGATTCCATACCATTGTTCATGCCACCCATTCCAATTAGTGTGTTCTGGCTTGGATTCCAATATTTTGTTTTTGGAATTGCAGACTTATTCACCTTGGTGGGGACAATGGAGTTCTTCTACAGTGAAGCTCCTGAAGGAATGAGGTCCATGGCCACTGCATTCTCATATACATCACTCTCTCTGGGCTACTTCTTCAGTAGCATTTTGGTTAATATTGTGAATGCTACAACTCGAAACATTACAGAAAGCCGAGGTTGGCTTCATGGGAACAATCTCAACCGCAACCATCTTAATCTGTTTTACTGGTTGCTTGCTATCCTCAATGTGCTTAACTTTGTCAACTACCTTTTCTGGTCGAGTTGGTACAAATATAAGCCCTTGGTTGGGAAGACAGGCAACAAATAA